The proteins below are encoded in one region of bacterium:
- a CDS encoding YHS domain-containing protein, translating into MLTQLPAFVAVVALLFGVNDNLKIRGYDPVAYFTAGKPVKGDSKFEQEWRGATYRFSSRENLVRFQKEPEKYAPQYGGYCAYAVSQGYTAPVDPEAWDIVNGKLYLNYSKAVQKKWREKRDEYIASADRNWPGLRAKQQQKDD; encoded by the coding sequence ATGCTCACGCAACTTCCTGCTTTCGTTGCCGTTGTTGCTTTGCTATTCGGCGTCAACGACAATTTGAAAATCAGAGGCTACGATCCCGTTGCTTATTTCACAGCCGGTAAACCGGTAAAAGGTGATTCCAAATTCGAGCAGGAATGGCGGGGAGCAACGTATCGTTTCTCCAGCCGGGAGAATCTTGTGCGGTTCCAAAAAGAGCCGGAAAAATATGCGCCACAATACGGCGGCTATTGCGCCTATGCGGTCAGTCAAGGCTATACCGCGCCGGTCGATCCCGAGGCCTGGGATATCGTGAACGGCAAGCTGTATCTCAACTACAGCAAGGCTGTCCAGAAAAAATGGCGTGAAAAGCGGGACGAGTACATCGCCAGCGCCGACCGGAACTGGCCCGGACTGCGCGCCAAGCAACAGCAAAAGGATGACTAG
- a CDS encoding sigma-70 family RNA polymerase sigma factor has protein sequence MTREAPTNARPLGKAGERESFEALAMPLLNQLYYTALRLTRNRLDAEDLVQETFLKACRFYHQFTPGTNFGGWISRILITNFINRYRRKKREPRWVSLEAGNAVLPHEETHDADRLSNAGVAENYQDLFDDTIATALDRVPEHYRMIVLLSDVSGLSYKEIAHAVGCPLGTVMSRLSRGRKLLGRMLNAYASAHRLVRNAPAGVAHRQASMMVS, from the coding sequence ATGACAAGAGAAGCACCGACCAATGCTCGACCTCTCGGCAAGGCAGGCGAACGCGAGTCCTTTGAAGCCCTCGCCATGCCCCTGCTCAACCAACTTTACTACACCGCGCTGCGCCTGACCAGAAATCGGCTGGATGCTGAAGACCTGGTGCAGGAAACGTTTCTGAAGGCGTGTCGCTTCTATCATCAATTCACTCCCGGCACCAACTTTGGCGGGTGGATATCCCGCATCCTGATCACGAACTTCATCAATCGTTACCGCAGAAAGAAGCGCGAGCCGCGCTGGGTAAGTCTCGAGGCGGGCAATGCAGTCTTACCCCACGAGGAAACACATGACGCCGACCGGCTGTCCAATGCCGGGGTGGCGGAGAACTACCAAGATTTGTTTGATGACACCATCGCCACTGCGCTCGACCGCGTGCCGGAGCATTATCGCATGATCGTGCTGCTCTCCGACGTAAGCGGCTTGAGCTACAAGGAAATCGCGCACGCGGTCGGCTGCCCGCTCGGCACAGTCATGTCGCGGCTGAGCCGGGGCCGCAAGCTGCTGGGGCGCATGTTGAACGCTTATGCCTCTGCCCACCGCCTCGTGCGTAATGCGCCGGCAGGTGTTGCCCACCGGCAGGCGTCCATGATGGTGAGCTGA
- a CDS encoding DoxX family protein yields the protein MELTKTQLVLSWALRLAAAGILLQTLFFKFTGAEESKFIFSTLGLEPWGRIGSGVVELIAAVLLLVPRTTTLGALLALGVMSGAILSHLTILGLEVKNDRGLLFALAVLVLLASAGVLFLHRYEIPLLGDKLRPHAA from the coding sequence ATGGAATTGACCAAAACACAACTCGTCCTGAGCTGGGCACTGCGTCTGGCAGCGGCCGGCATTCTGCTGCAAACGCTGTTTTTCAAATTCACCGGCGCCGAGGAATCGAAGTTCATTTTCAGCACGCTGGGCCTCGAGCCTTGGGGCCGGATCGGCTCGGGCGTCGTTGAGCTGATCGCCGCGGTGCTGCTGCTCGTGCCGCGCACCACCACCCTGGGCGCGTTGCTTGCGCTCGGCGTGATGAGCGGCGCGATTCTGAGCCATCTCACCATTCTCGGCCTCGAAGTCAAAAACGACCGCGGCCTGCTGTTCGCGCTGGCGGTGCTGGTGTTGCTGGCGAGCGCGGGCGTGCTCTTCCTGCACCGTTACGAGATTCCCCTGCTCGGCGACAAACTGCGGCCGCATGCCGCATGA
- a CDS encoding sigma 54-interacting transcriptional regulator — MIPGYKILAEIHRGRKRIVYRGLRLPEEAPVIIKALGNELPQPAAVAEMEREYELLRSLPIAGIAQACALELHPPNLVLILEDIGGESLRHLLDARGITLDLFFEIGLQLAATLAAIHQHGIIHKDIAPKNIVVNPASRQVQLIDFSIASRLPHESQKISHPNLLEGTLAYMSPEQTGRMNRTVDYRTDFYSLGVTFYEMLTGSLPFEFADPLELVHAHLAKMPAPPRALNPAVPQALSEIVMKLMAKTAENRYQSGHGLHADLAACFAQWQTGGRITGFIPGQMDFSDRFHIPQKLYGREPEIAALLAAFERVSQGGLELMLVSGYAGIGKSALVNEIHKPIIKQRGYFVSGKFDQFKRNIPYSAIIHALQELLRLLLTESEAQIAAWKSKLSAALAANAQVITDVIPEVEWIIGKPPAVPELPPAESQNRFTLVFQRFLRVFAQKEHPLVIFLDDLQWADSATLKLLHALLTDRHSRFLFVIGAYRDNEVGPAHPLLLTLAEIAKNSVTTSGCQLSNLTLKALAPSHLDQFVTEALRCEAGSATPLSDLIMQKTAGNPFFVTQFLQTLHQEGLLQFDYGGRHWQYDLERIQRLGMTDNVVELMAGKIQKLPAATQQAAKLAACIGNQFDCKTLALVLERPVPQAARDLWEALAEGLILPIGNPNDLFPTDSSASPAPAYRFLHDRVQQAAYALIPPERKKAVHLQVGRLMLQHCGAAEREEKIFDIVNHLNRGRDLMTEAGEAAQLAELNLHAGLKAKSAAAFKPALNYFNTGTALLGDEGWSSHYTLAFALHRELAECEYLCGNFEAAERWLALLLSKARSRREHTEIHNLRIIQHENMAQYAAAVQAGREGLELFGIVLPEEEPAKQTAFAAELQAIANLRGQRAIADLIHLPVMAEADMQMSMKLLMTVWAPAYIAGDGSLVRLVSAMMVRLSLQYGNTEASSYGYVTHAITVGSSLGDYASGYEYGRLALAVNDKFHDVKLRAKVHHMFSCFVNFWRRPIRTCFPHSKNALRAGLESGDFVYATYAAIHESWHAFFCGSDLHEFHKEYAPNVDFLLQIKNHSFAEAQRLILHWGLALQGGTADRTSLSGADFNEATYVREYAGAAFFETFYFTTKLHLHYLFEDHAEARRMALRAEAVIPALFGTLWMTTLCCYHGLTLAALHDSAGAAERQAYAAKLADLLAQMQHWAEHCPENFRHQALLLAAEWARICSRPEEAITCYEQAIQAAHEQGILQHEALAHELYGKFWLARKQDRIARSCLLAAHQCYRQWGALAKVEHLEQRYPQLLVQAADGHSSAGDWQATQLTIGRRPESLDLEAVIKASHVISGEITLARLLEKLMRIVMENAGAQKAILMLEKEGNLVIEAEAVLAQKDSMPAAAAPAGRDEEVIVRRSLPAETSPALAQTIINYVRRTRESVVLANAAGDSRFAHDPYLAQHQTRSLFCLPVLQQSKLTGILYLENNLTTGAFTPDRIAVTQMLSAQAAIALQNAGLYEEMKQEVAERQRAEAALRAALAEVEQLKNRLQAENVYLQEEIRTQQNFEEMAGNSAAIRAVFRNLEKVARTDTTVLITGETGTGKELVARAIHASSHRKDSALITVNCGALPGGLIESELFGHEKGAFTGATTKKKGRFELADGGTIFLDEIGELPLETQTKLLRVLQEQEFERVGGTQTIKVNTRVIAATNRDLEQGVKLGSFRADLFYRLNIFPIHLPALRERRDDIPILTHHFVGKFSRRLGKKIDRVSAEALARLAQYDWPGNVRELANVLERAVILCDGSVLHHDHLGLAAPTVKPEAEVLTLQEAERRHILQALQDAHWVIGGPHGAARRLDLNRTTLLARMKKLGIAKPQ; from the coding sequence GTGATCCCGGGCTACAAAATTCTGGCCGAAATTCATCGCGGCCGCAAACGCATCGTCTATCGCGGCCTCCGGCTGCCGGAGGAAGCGCCGGTGATTATCAAGGCGCTGGGTAACGAGCTGCCGCAGCCGGCGGCCGTGGCGGAGATGGAGCGCGAGTACGAACTGCTCAGAAGCCTGCCCATCGCGGGGATCGCGCAAGCCTGCGCGCTGGAATTGCATCCCCCCAATCTGGTATTGATCCTGGAAGATATCGGCGGTGAGTCCTTGCGGCACTTGCTGGACGCCCGCGGAATCACGCTCGACCTGTTTTTTGAAATCGGGCTGCAGCTTGCCGCCACGCTCGCGGCCATCCACCAGCACGGCATCATCCACAAAGACATTGCGCCGAAGAACATCGTCGTCAATCCCGCCAGCCGGCAAGTGCAACTCATCGACTTCAGCATTGCTTCACGCCTGCCGCACGAGAGCCAAAAAATCAGCCATCCCAATTTGCTCGAGGGCACGCTGGCCTACATGTCGCCGGAGCAAACCGGCCGCATGAATCGCACGGTCGACTATCGTACGGATTTCTACTCGCTCGGCGTCACGTTTTATGAGATGCTCACCGGCAGCCTGCCCTTCGAGTTCGCCGATCCGCTGGAATTGGTGCACGCCCATCTCGCGAAAATGCCGGCGCCGCCGCGCGCGCTGAACCCGGCAGTGCCGCAGGCGCTTTCTGAGATCGTCATGAAGCTGATGGCCAAAACCGCGGAGAACCGCTATCAAAGCGGGCATGGGTTGCACGCGGATTTGGCGGCCTGTTTCGCGCAATGGCAGACGGGCGGACGGATCACCGGCTTTATTCCCGGGCAAATGGATTTCTCCGACCGTTTTCACATTCCCCAAAAGCTGTATGGCCGCGAGCCGGAAATCGCGGCGCTGCTCGCGGCCTTCGAGCGCGTCAGCCAGGGCGGACTCGAGCTGATGCTGGTTTCGGGATATGCCGGCATCGGCAAATCCGCGCTGGTCAACGAAATCCACAAACCGATCATCAAGCAACGCGGCTATTTTGTCTCCGGCAAATTCGATCAATTCAAACGCAACATTCCCTACAGCGCCATCATTCATGCCCTGCAGGAATTGCTGCGGCTGCTGTTGACCGAGAGTGAGGCCCAAATTGCGGCGTGGAAGAGCAAGCTCAGCGCGGCGCTTGCGGCCAATGCCCAGGTGATTACCGACGTCATTCCCGAAGTGGAATGGATTATCGGCAAGCCACCCGCCGTGCCGGAGCTGCCGCCGGCGGAATCGCAGAACCGCTTCACGCTGGTGTTTCAGCGCTTTCTGCGTGTGTTTGCCCAAAAAGAACACCCGCTCGTGATCTTCCTGGACGATCTGCAGTGGGCCGACTCCGCCACGCTGAAACTGCTGCACGCGCTGCTGACGGACCGCCACAGCCGGTTTCTCTTCGTCATCGGCGCCTATCGCGACAATGAAGTCGGTCCCGCCCACCCCCTGCTGCTCACGCTGGCCGAAATTGCCAAAAACAGTGTAACCACGTCCGGCTGCCAGTTGAGCAACCTGACGTTGAAAGCCCTGGCGCCCAGCCATCTCGATCAGTTCGTGACTGAAGCGCTGCGCTGCGAGGCCGGCAGCGCAACGCCGCTGTCCGACTTGATCATGCAGAAGACCGCTGGCAATCCTTTCTTCGTCACGCAGTTTTTGCAGACGCTGCATCAGGAAGGCTTGCTGCAGTTCGACTATGGCGGCCGCCACTGGCAATACGATCTCGAGCGCATTCAGCGCCTCGGCATGACCGACAACGTCGTCGAGCTGATGGCGGGCAAGATCCAAAAACTGCCAGCGGCAACCCAACAAGCCGCCAAGCTCGCCGCCTGCATCGGCAATCAGTTTGACTGCAAAACGCTGGCGCTGGTGCTCGAAAGGCCGGTGCCGCAAGCCGCGCGGGATCTGTGGGAAGCTTTGGCCGAAGGCCTCATCCTGCCGATCGGCAACCCCAACGATCTTTTTCCCACTGATTCTTCGGCAAGCCCGGCGCCGGCATACCGGTTTCTGCACGATCGCGTGCAGCAGGCCGCTTATGCGCTCATCCCGCCGGAGCGCAAGAAGGCGGTGCATTTGCAGGTTGGGCGGCTGATGCTGCAACACTGCGGTGCGGCCGAGCGCGAAGAAAAAATCTTTGACATCGTCAATCATCTGAATCGCGGCAGAGATCTGATGACCGAGGCAGGCGAGGCCGCCCAACTCGCGGAATTGAATCTGCACGCCGGCCTCAAGGCCAAATCAGCGGCGGCGTTCAAGCCGGCGTTGAATTACTTCAACACCGGAACGGCTCTGCTGGGCGACGAGGGCTGGTCTTCCCACTACACGCTGGCATTTGCCCTGCACCGCGAGCTGGCCGAGTGTGAATATCTCTGCGGCAATTTCGAGGCGGCGGAGCGCTGGCTGGCCCTGCTGTTGAGCAAGGCCAGGAGCCGGCGGGAACATACGGAGATTCACAACCTGCGCATCATTCAACATGAAAATATGGCGCAATACGCCGCGGCGGTGCAGGCGGGACGCGAGGGATTGGAGCTGTTCGGCATCGTGCTGCCGGAGGAAGAACCGGCCAAGCAAACCGCCTTTGCCGCGGAATTGCAGGCCATCGCCAACTTGCGCGGCCAGCGTGCCATCGCGGATTTGATTCATTTGCCGGTAATGGCCGAGGCCGACATGCAAATGAGCATGAAGCTCTTGATGACGGTGTGGGCGCCGGCGTACATCGCGGGCGACGGCAGCCTGGTGCGGCTGGTTTCGGCGATGATGGTCCGGTTGTCGCTGCAATACGGTAATACCGAAGCCTCGAGCTACGGCTATGTGACGCACGCCATCACGGTCGGCTCGAGTCTGGGCGATTATGCCTCCGGCTATGAATACGGCCGGCTGGCGCTGGCAGTCAATGACAAGTTTCACGACGTGAAGCTGCGCGCCAAGGTGCATCACATGTTCAGTTGCTTCGTGAACTTTTGGCGCCGGCCGATCCGCACGTGTTTTCCCCACTCCAAGAATGCCTTGCGCGCCGGGCTGGAGAGCGGCGACTTCGTCTACGCCACTTACGCCGCGATTCACGAAAGCTGGCATGCCTTCTTCTGCGGCAGTGATTTGCACGAATTTCACAAAGAGTATGCGCCCAATGTCGACTTCCTGCTGCAGATCAAGAATCACAGCTTTGCCGAGGCGCAGCGTCTGATCCTGCATTGGGGTCTGGCGCTGCAAGGCGGGACCGCGGACAGAACCTCGCTCAGCGGTGCGGATTTCAATGAAGCAACCTATGTGCGCGAGTATGCCGGCGCCGCGTTTTTCGAAACGTTCTATTTCACCACGAAACTGCATCTGCATTACCTGTTCGAGGACCATGCCGAGGCGCGCCGCATGGCGTTACGTGCCGAAGCGGTGATCCCTGCGCTGTTCGGCACGCTGTGGATGACGACCTTGTGCTGCTATCATGGCTTGACGCTGGCGGCGCTGCATGATTCCGCCGGTGCGGCGGAACGGCAGGCGTACGCGGCAAAGCTCGCAGACTTGCTGGCGCAAATGCAGCATTGGGCCGAGCATTGCCCGGAAAACTTCCGGCACCAGGCGCTGCTGCTGGCAGCGGAGTGGGCAAGAATCTGCAGCAGGCCGGAGGAGGCCATCACCTGCTACGAGCAGGCCATTCAAGCGGCGCACGAACAGGGCATTCTGCAACACGAGGCCCTGGCCCATGAGTTATATGGGAAGTTCTGGCTGGCGCGCAAGCAGGACCGAATCGCGCGCAGTTGCCTGCTCGCGGCGCATCAATGCTATCGGCAATGGGGCGCGCTGGCAAAAGTCGAGCATTTGGAGCAGCGCTATCCACAATTGCTGGTGCAGGCCGCTGACGGCCACTCCTCCGCCGGCGATTGGCAGGCCACGCAGCTCACCATTGGCCGCCGGCCGGAGTCGCTCGATCTGGAGGCCGTGATCAAAGCCTCGCATGTCATTTCCGGTGAAATCACACTGGCGCGGCTGCTGGAGAAGCTGATGCGCATCGTGATGGAGAATGCCGGCGCACAGAAGGCCATTCTGATGCTGGAAAAGGAAGGCAACCTCGTGATCGAAGCGGAAGCGGTGCTGGCGCAAAAGGATTCCATGCCGGCAGCGGCGGCGCCGGCCGGCCGCGACGAGGAAGTCATCGTGCGGCGCAGCCTTCCGGCTGAAACCAGCCCGGCGCTGGCACAGACCATTATCAACTATGTGCGGCGCACCCGCGAAAGCGTGGTGCTGGCCAACGCCGCCGGCGACAGCCGCTTTGCGCATGATCCCTACCTCGCGCAGCATCAAACCCGCTCGCTGTTCTGTTTACCGGTGCTGCAGCAGAGCAAGCTCACCGGCATTCTGTATCTCGAAAACAACCTGACCACCGGCGCGTTCACGCCGGACCGCATTGCGGTGACGCAAATGCTCTCCGCGCAGGCCGCGATTGCCCTGCAGAATGCCGGCCTCTACGAGGAAATGAAACAGGAAGTGGCGGAACGCCAACGCGCCGAAGCAGCGCTGCGCGCCGCGCTCGCGGAAGTGGAACAACTCAAAAACCGGTTGCAGGCGGAAAACGTTTACCTGCAGGAGGAAATCCGCACGCAACAGAACTTCGAAGAAATGGCCGGCAACTCCGCCGCCATCCGCGCCGTCTTCCGCAATCTCGAAAAGGTGGCGCGCACCGACACCACCGTGCTCATCACCGGCGAAACCGGTACCGGCAAGGAACTGGTGGCGCGTGCGATTCATGCTTCCAGCCACCGCAAGGACAGCGCGTTGATCACGGTGAATTGCGGCGCCCTGCCCGGCGGCCTGATCGAAAGCGAGTTGTTCGGCCATGAGAAAGGCGCCTTCACCGGCGCGACCACGAAAAAGAAGGGCCGCTTCGAGCTGGCCGACGGCGGCACCATTTTTCTCGATGAAATCGGCGAATTGCCGCTGGAAACCCAGACCAAGCTGTTGCGCGTGTTGCAGGAGCAGGAATTCGAGCGTGTCGGCGGCACCCAAACCATCAAGGTCAACACCCGGGTAATCGCCGCCACCAATCGCGATCTCGAACAGGGCGTCAAGCTCGGCTCGTTCCGCGCCGATCTCTTCTACCGGCTGAACATCTTCCCGATTCATCTGCCTGCGCTGCGCGAGCGGCGCGACGACATCCCGATTCTCACGCATCATTTCGTGGGAAAATTCTCCCGGCGGCTGGGGAAAAAGATCGATCGCGTCTCCGCCGAGGCGCTGGCGCGCCTGGCGCAGTATGACTGGCCCGGAAATGTGCGCGAGCTCGCCAACGTGCTGGAGCGCGCCGTGATCCTCTGCGACGGCAGCGTGCTGCACCATGATCACCTCGGGCTTGCGGCGCCGACGGTCAAACCCGAAGCGGAAGTGTTGACCTTGCAGGAGGCTGAGCGCCGGCACATTCTCCAAGCACTGCAAGACGCGCATTGGGTCATCGGCGGTCCACACGGCGCAGCCAGGCGGCTTGACCTGAATCGCACCACTCTGCTGGCCCGCATGAAAAAGCTCGGCATCGCAAAGCCGCAGTGA
- a CDS encoding sigma-70 family RNA polymerase sigma factor: MDAVTSLEMPSTSTTLAGPRPQRSRTPAVNPESWVDQHGDYLYSFALLRLRDHELAEEIVQETFLAALKGRQNFAGQSSERTWLVGILKHKIVDHYRRARREQPVADIEGGADELFREAGEWAGHWTEEGAPQEWANDPSQLLEQEEFWKVFNRCLAQLPQRLAEAFTLREIDGYSSEEICAILAISPNNLWVMLHRARAMLRRSLEVHWLEAASSR; the protein is encoded by the coding sequence GTGGATGCTGTGACCAGCCTGGAGATGCCCAGCACGAGTACAACCCTCGCCGGCCCGCGCCCGCAGCGCAGTCGAACGCCGGCCGTGAATCCGGAATCGTGGGTTGACCAGCACGGCGACTACTTGTACAGCTTTGCCCTGTTGCGGCTGCGCGATCATGAGCTGGCGGAAGAGATCGTGCAGGAAACGTTTCTGGCTGCGCTCAAGGGGCGCCAGAATTTTGCGGGGCAATCATCCGAGCGAACCTGGCTGGTGGGCATTCTGAAGCACAAGATCGTCGATCATTATCGTCGCGCCCGGCGCGAGCAGCCTGTGGCCGATATTGAAGGCGGTGCGGATGAGCTCTTCCGGGAGGCGGGGGAATGGGCGGGGCACTGGACGGAAGAGGGCGCGCCGCAAGAATGGGCGAACGATCCCAGCCAGTTGCTCGAGCAGGAAGAATTTTGGAAAGTCTTCAACCGCTGTCTGGCGCAACTGCCGCAGCGCCTCGCCGAAGCGTTCACGCTGCGCGAAATCGACGGCTACAGCAGCGAAGAAATCTGCGCAATCCTCGCCATCTCCCCCAACAATCTCTGGGTGATGCTGCATCGCGCCCGCGCCATGCTGCGGCGCAGCCTGGAAGTGCACTGGCTGGAGGCCGCATCCTCGCGTTGA